The region CATGCCTGGCGCGACGCCTGCAGGGCATGAACGCTGTCGGCAATTTGTGCGGCAAGGTCCGTCTCGCAGTCCTTGCCCAGCAGGACGCCGAACAGGACGTCGCGCGAATGCCCCGCGTCGGCAAAGCGCATCGCGATGGCAACCATCTGCTCGTAATGTTCCTGCGCGACGCGTCGCGCTTCCTCCTGGGCCTGGCGTTCCTCGGCCTCTTGCGCTGCGTGCTCGGCTTCCCACCGGCGCATTTCGCGTTCGAAGACGTCGTCGTAGACCTGGCGCTGCTCGGCGTCGGACAGGATCGCATAGGCATCGCGAATCTGCTGGAAGGCCGCATGGCTTTC is a window of Cupriavidus taiwanensis LMG 19424 DNA encoding:
- a CDS encoding J domain-containing protein, producing the protein MTTLYATLGVQADATLDEIKLAYRRAAMKWHPDRNPGREAESHAAFQQIRDAYAILSDAEQRQVYDDVFEREMRRWEAEHAAQEAEERQAQEEARRVAQEHYEQMVAIAMRFADAGHSRDVLFGVLLGKDCETDLAAQIADSVHALQASRQACAGQACDEAVAPADAGTARTEIPISAFEAFWQGLFRFR